One Brassica oleracea var. oleracea cultivar TO1000 chromosome C7, BOL, whole genome shotgun sequence genomic window carries:
- the LOC106303741 gene encoding uncharacterized protein LOC106303741, which produces MKEITDLVDPRIMFKHQSLLQDYHELRKGTEYKMRKLEVMKQKRSALDAQVRFLRRRYKHLKQDQTLETSPDTLRLSESGGDVKVTTSGKRKKHSGPWFDLKRKDTVCNDNNARSRGNEVLTPLPDLNDNTLVVSSKVSGFDLNLVSREEEEEPEGNGEATKKVMLGNGIDCEMKLPICRDVGKEISRAVKRKVSWQDPVALRV; this is translated from the exons ATGAAGGAGATTACTGACTTGGTCGATCCCAGGATCATGTTCAAGCATCAATCCCTTTTGCAGGATTATCACGAGTTGAGAAAG GGAACAGAGTATAAGATGAGGAAACTGGAGGTGATGAAGCAAAAACGATCGGCCCTTGATGCACAAGTTAG GTTCTTGAGACGCAGATACAAACACTTGAAGCAAGACCAAACTCTTGAAACATCTCCCGACACGCTGAGATTGTCCGAATCTGGAGGAGATGTGAAGGTAACAACAAGTGGCAAAAGAAAGAAGCACTCTGGTCCATGGTTTGATTTGAAGCGCAAGGATACAGTTTGCAATGACAATAATGCAAGGAGCAGAGGAAACGAGGTTTTAACTCCACTTCCTGATCTTAACGACAACACTCTGGTGGTCAGCAGCAAAGTCTCGGGCTTTGACCTAAACCTGGTCTCG AGAGAAGAAGAAGAGGAGCCGGAAGGGAATGGTGAAGCAACAAAGAAAGTAATGCTTGGTAATGGAATCGATTGCGAGATGAAGTTGCCGATTTGCAGAGACGTGGGGAAAGAGATTAGTAGAGCAGTGAAGAGGAAGGTGTCATGGCAAGATCCAGTGGCTCTAAGGGTTTGA
- the LOC106303888 gene encoding putative F-box/LRR-repeat protein 19, translated as MGSTLHPDWTELIRECLIDIFSRLSMGKRWNGPMLVCKKWMNVCQDTSLNTILDLEAEFLTSTDTTYWWSPEFEEKVDTTIRSVVDQSQGELRELRVRHCTNQSLSYVAERCPNLEVLWVKYSPKVNTESMKKIALKCTKLKELDISCSYEISCECMELVGTNCKNLQVLKRNLMQPSEVARLRRYAYVKKQYLSVETLGNVDAYTIGRHMHQLKHLELRNSTLTDKAFAHLCKRCSNLEYLDLVGSRYLTSVGVANGTSSLKNLKEIKKPDFAATLFY; from the exons ATGGGATCTACACTCCACCCTGACTGGACAGAATTGATTCGAGAATGTCTCATCGACATCTTCTCACGGTTAAGCATGGGGAAACGATGGAACGGACCGATGCTTGTCTGCAAGAAGTGGATGAACGTTTGCCAAGACACGTCCCTCAACACTATCTTGGATCTAGAAGCTGAGTTTCTGACCTCCACCGATACGACCTACTGGTGGAGTCCTGAGTTCGAGGAAAAAGTTGACACAACCATCCGGTCTGTTGTGGATCAGAGCCAGGGCGAACTCAGGGAGCTTCGAGTCAGGCATTGTACGAATCAGTCTCTCTCCTACGTCGCCGAGAG GTGTCCTAATCTTGAGGTACTTTGGGTTAAGTACAGCCCAAAGGTTAATACTGAGTCTATGAAGAAGATTGCATTAAAATGCACCAAGCTTAAAGAGCTTGATATAAGCTGCTCTTATGAAATATCTTGTGAGTGCATGGAACTAGTTGGTACAAACTGCAAGAATCTTCAGGTCCTGAAACGGAACTTGATGCAGCCTTCAGAGGTGGCAAGGTTAAGGCGTTATGCCTACGTGAAGAAGCAGTATCTATCTGTTGAAACTTTAGGAAACGTTGATGCGTATACGATTGGGAGACACATGCATCAGCTGAAGCACCTGGAACTTCGAAACTCCACATTGACTGATAAAGCTTTTGCTCATCTTTGTAAACGATGTTCGAATCTTGAGTACTTGGACTTGGTCGGGAGTAGGTATCTGACCAGCGTTGGTGTTGCTAATGGTACCTCGAGCTTGAAGAATCTGAAGGAGATCAAGAAACCAGATTTTGCAGCCACTCTGTTCTACTAG